In one window of Thermoproteales archaeon DNA:
- a CDS encoding ATP-dependent Clp protease proteolytic subunit, with the protein MFFWILLFLMFISPQLQFRQLKAARLSLIKRMEKKYGFRVVTMIHRQERISFLGIPIYRFIDIEDSEEVIRAIRSTPPDVPIALILHTPGGLVLAATQIAEALKRHKGKKIVIVPHYAMSGGTLISLAADEIWMDPNAVLGPLDPQLMSGKGLSLPAPSIIKAVELKGVEKVSDETLILADVAQKALRQLQEIVYDLIKDKMDEEKARELAKVLTEGRWTHDYPITASKAKELGLPVIMKVPEEVYALLELYPQTIQARPGIEYIPYPYHPVPQRRIGEKETATL; encoded by the coding sequence ATGTTCTTTTGGATATTGCTGTTTTTGATGTTTATATCTCCTCAGCTTCAATTTAGGCAGCTGAAAGCGGCAAGGCTGAGCCTTATAAAGAGAATGGAGAAAAAATACGGTTTCAGAGTTGTAACTATGATACATAGGCAGGAAAGAATAAGCTTTTTAGGAATACCTATTTACAGATTTATAGATATAGAAGATTCTGAGGAAGTAATTAGAGCTATCAGATCAACGCCTCCTGACGTGCCAATAGCTTTAATATTGCATACTCCTGGCGGTTTAGTTCTAGCGGCGACTCAGATTGCTGAGGCTTTGAAGAGACATAAAGGAAAGAAAATAGTGATAGTACCTCACTACGCAATGTCCGGTGGAACCTTAATTTCTTTAGCTGCTGATGAAATTTGGATGGACCCAAATGCTGTATTAGGTCCTTTAGACCCCCAGCTTATGTCAGGCAAGGGTTTGTCCCTTCCTGCTCCTTCTATAATTAAAGCTGTCGAACTGAAAGGCGTTGAGAAAGTTTCAGATGAAACGCTGATACTGGCGGATGTGGCTCAGAAAGCTTTACGACAGCTGCAGGAGATCGTTTACGATCTCATAAAAGATAAAATGGATGAAGAAAAAGCTAGAGAATTGGCTAAAGTTTTGACGGAAGGTAGATGGACCCATGATTATCCTATCACTGCATCTAAAGCTAAAGAACTTGGATTGCCTGTGATTATGAAAGTTCCGGAGGAAGTATATGCTCTTCTCGAATTATATCCGCAAACAATCCAAGCTAGGCCTGGAATAGAGTATATACCATATCCATATCATCCAGTTCCTCAAAGAAGAATAGGCGAAAAAGAAACAGCTACTTTATAA